In one Paenibacillus sp. JQZ6Y-1 genomic region, the following are encoded:
- a CDS encoding CPCC family cysteine-rich protein produces MRRIQCPCCKYFTIESDDEVIVDICDVCFWQFDFTAHLKPDQESGANKISLNQAIENYKRFSVSKPQRKHLVRAPLKEELPENNFSTD; encoded by the coding sequence ATGAGAAGAATCCAATGCCCTTGTTGTAAATATTTCACCATTGAAAGTGATGATGAAGTTATTGTAGATATTTGTGATGTGTGTTTTTGGCAATTTGATTTTACAGCTCATTTGAAACCTGACCAAGAAAGTGGTGCTAATAAAATATCATTAAATCAAGCTATTGAGAATTACAAGAGATTTAGTGTTAGCAAGCCTCAACGTAAGCATTTAGTTAGGGCTCCGTTAAAAGAAGAACTACCTGAAAATAATTTTAGTACAGATTGA
- a CDS encoding DUF1871 family protein: protein MNIKQIIDDWDPIELFPYAPDDEYEVEIKLIENYLCSHDKLNEDHIAREIVHVFRTRFGNIFTASEMTCLQIARTILNSCR, encoded by the coding sequence ATGAATATAAAGCAAATCATTGATGATTGGGACCCTATTGAACTGTTTCCCTATGCACCAGATGATGAGTATGAAGTAGAAATAAAATTGATTGAGAATTATCTTTGTAGTCATGACAAGCTTAATGAAGATCATATAGCTCGTGAAATCGTTCATGTGTTTCGCACAAGATTCGGCAACATATTTACAGCTAGTGAAATGACTTGCTTACAGATTGCCAGAACAATCCTTAACAGCTGTAGATAA
- a CDS encoding DinB/UmuC family translesion DNA polymerase, with protein sequence MQIDYSKLPHYKILCVDLKSFYASVEAVEMGLDPLHDMVAVVGDITRRGGVVLAASPALKERYGIQTGSRLYQIPPDDRIHIAKARMGLYLEKSMQVTHIYHRFAPLEAIQIYSIDEAWINVTGAENLFGQQGIPATARDIAMMIKRAIYKELGLLAAVGIGPNKFLAKVVLDNYAKKTGLAAIHYPQIKTYLWPLPVQQIWGIGRRMQLHLNRMAIFTLGDIAKAPLRILSKRFGVIGEQLYYHAWGIDHSPVIVDPLAEARKGFSHGITLMRDYRHEEAAVVIYELTDMLARKLRQVHAAAFTISLSLRFSRRHDVPSFSKSTSLYSATNLSQPLYLACMELLLQDQTCAPIRHISVSVSHMVHQDAIQVDLFDGLHHNKLYQLGLTTDRIINEYGMRAIMRAVSLTQAGTWMDRSFKLGGHDE encoded by the coding sequence ATGCAGATCGACTATTCTAAGCTTCCCCACTACAAGATTCTCTGCGTAGATCTGAAATCATTTTATGCCTCTGTCGAAGCCGTCGAAATGGGGCTTGATCCACTTCACGATATGGTTGCCGTAGTTGGTGACATTACTAGGCGCGGCGGCGTGGTATTGGCAGCTTCCCCTGCGCTAAAGGAACGCTATGGGATTCAAACTGGAAGCCGACTGTATCAAATCCCTCCAGATGACCGCATACATATTGCCAAAGCGCGAATGGGCTTATATCTCGAAAAGTCCATGCAGGTGACTCATATCTACCATCGCTTTGCTCCACTTGAAGCTATCCAAATCTATTCCATTGACGAAGCTTGGATCAATGTAACCGGAGCCGAAAATCTATTCGGGCAACAAGGAATTCCAGCCACCGCACGGGATATTGCCATGATGATCAAGCGCGCCATTTACAAAGAGCTGGGCTTACTCGCCGCAGTAGGCATTGGTCCCAATAAGTTTCTGGCAAAGGTGGTATTGGATAACTACGCCAAGAAAACCGGGCTTGCCGCCATTCATTATCCACAGATCAAAACATATCTCTGGCCGCTACCCGTACAACAGATCTGGGGCATCGGTCGACGGATGCAGCTCCATCTAAATCGCATGGCGATCTTCACACTCGGCGACATTGCTAAAGCGCCGCTACGCATCTTGAGTAAACGATTTGGTGTGATCGGTGAGCAGCTATATTACCATGCTTGGGGCATCGACCATTCGCCCGTCATCGTCGACCCGCTCGCAGAAGCGCGGAAAGGCTTCAGTCACGGTATTACGCTTATGCGTGATTACCGACATGAAGAAGCAGCCGTTGTTATTTACGAGTTGACGGATATGCTCGCTCGTAAGCTGCGACAGGTCCATGCAGCGGCGTTTACGATATCACTCTCGCTACGCTTCAGCCGCCGACATGACGTGCCTTCATTTAGCAAATCCACCTCTCTCTATTCGGCGACCAATCTCTCTCAACCACTCTATCTTGCCTGTATGGAATTACTGCTTCAAGACCAGACGTGTGCGCCGATTCGTCATATTAGCGTAAGCGTAAGTCATATGGTACATCAGGATGCAATTCAGGTAGATCTATTCGACGGTCTTCATCATAACAAGCTGTACCAGCTAGGGCTGACGACGGATCGTATTATTAACGAATATGGAATGCGCGCCATTATGCGGGCGGTGTCGTTGACACAAGCGGGTACATGGATGGATCGTTCGTTTAAATTAGGAGGGCATGATGAATAA
- a CDS encoding YolD-like family protein, with translation MNNEYQDRGNKKWSAMLLPEHRDRLRQMALNEHNINRPTLDADQQEELNHQLHTCLAEQSQVRIVYFQKQAWAEVMGIIQKCDMLQRMLYVIDSDLQITKVRLHDIRMIETLY, from the coding sequence ATGAATAACGAGTATCAAGATCGCGGAAACAAAAAATGGAGTGCGATGCTATTGCCTGAGCATCGGGATCGTCTGCGGCAGATGGCTCTGAATGAGCACAACATCAATCGTCCCACCTTGGATGCAGATCAGCAGGAAGAATTGAATCACCAGTTGCACACCTGCCTTGCAGAGCAGAGCCAAGTTCGGATTGTCTATTTTCAAAAGCAGGCATGGGCAGAGGTGATGGGGATCATTCAGAAGTGTGATATGCTACAGCGAATGCTCTATGTCATCGACTCTGATCTACAAATCACTAAAGTTAGATTGCATGACATTCGAATGATCGAAACACTGTATTAG
- a CDS encoding NCS2 family permease encodes MDNWFKLKERGTTVSTEIIAGLTTFFTMVYIVIVNPGILSSTGMDFNGVFIATILASIVATLIMGLWSNYPIVLAPGMGLNAFFAYSVVGGYGVSWQVALGAVFIAGILFIILSVTSFRYMLLDAIPASLKHAITAGIGLFITTVGLQNSGIIIASESNLITIGNLAQPMTYLTIIGLLITVVLMAYNVKGYLFIGMVVTAVLAWILGLFQLPASIVSMPHGLATTAFQLDLAGVFSNGLYTIIFTFLLITLFDTTGTMLGVAEQAGLLKDGKFPRSRGALLADAVGTTTGSLLGTSPTSAYIESSTGVAAGGRTGLTALTVSVLLAITLFFAPIVSVISGIPAITSPALIIVGYFMISVVSKINWKDLEEAFPAFLIIILMPLTHSIATGIGFGFIFYPVLKLLRGKGKEVHPIFYVFAVLFLIQLVFLDH; translated from the coding sequence ATGGACAACTGGTTTAAGCTCAAGGAAAGAGGCACGACCGTTTCAACTGAAATTATTGCGGGGCTGACGACATTTTTTACGATGGTCTATATCGTCATTGTGAATCCCGGCATTCTGAGCAGTACAGGAATGGATTTTAATGGTGTGTTCATTGCGACAATTCTAGCTAGCATTGTAGCTACGCTCATTATGGGATTGTGGTCGAACTATCCCATTGTACTGGCACCAGGGATGGGGCTGAATGCTTTCTTCGCCTATAGTGTTGTCGGTGGATATGGGGTATCGTGGCAGGTTGCTTTGGGCGCGGTATTCATTGCTGGTATTTTGTTTATTATTCTGTCTGTTACTTCGTTTCGATATATGCTGCTGGATGCGATTCCGGCAAGTCTGAAGCACGCCATTACAGCGGGAATTGGACTGTTTATCACAACAGTTGGATTGCAGAATTCCGGCATTATTATCGCTTCGGAATCCAATCTGATCACCATCGGCAATCTGGCACAACCGATGACCTATCTGACGATTATCGGTCTGCTGATTACCGTAGTGCTGATGGCGTATAACGTCAAAGGCTATCTGTTTATCGGTATGGTCGTAACGGCGGTGCTAGCATGGATTCTCGGTCTATTCCAGTTACCAGCATCGATTGTGTCCATGCCACACGGATTGGCAACGACCGCTTTCCAATTGGATCTGGCGGGTGTATTCTCCAATGGGCTGTATACGATTATCTTTACGTTCCTGCTGATCACCTTGTTTGATACCACTGGTACGATGCTTGGTGTAGCAGAGCAAGCAGGGCTGCTCAAAGACGGCAAATTCCCACGCTCCCGTGGCGCATTGCTTGCGGATGCGGTAGGAACAACGACTGGTTCCCTGCTCGGAACCAGCCCAACGTCTGCGTATATCGAGTCCAGCACTGGGGTTGCTGCAGGCGGTAGAACCGGATTGACCGCACTTACGGTGAGTGTGCTGCTGGCAATCACCTTGTTCTTTGCCCCAATCGTCAGCGTGATCTCCGGTATTCCAGCGATCACGTCACCTGCGCTGATCATTGTTGGTTACTTTATGATCAGTGTCGTGAGCAAGATCAATTGGAAAGACCTTGAAGAAGCATTTCCAGCTTTTCTAATTATTATCCTGATGCCACTGACGCATAGCATTGCAACGGGGATTGGTTTTGGATTTATTTTCTATCCGGTACTAAAGCTGCTACGTGGTAAAGGGAAAGAAGTACATCCGATCTTTTATGTATTTGCGGTGTTGTTCTTGATTCAGTTGGTGTTTTTGGATCACTAG
- a CDS encoding alpha-L-fucosidase, giving the protein MDRNAYIQQIKDTIASGTFKEEWASLSQFEVPSWYKQAKFGIFIHWGLYSVPAFESEWYSRNMYMQGSKAYEHHVEVYGKHTEFGYKDFIPLFTAERFDAQEWAELFKAAGAKYVMPVAEHHDGFQMYKSELSAYNAYNMGPHRDLLGEMKQAFEQQELVLCASSHRAEHWFFMSHGKEFESDIHEPLALGDFYWPAEPEPDHHDLFASAPSTEFLEDWLLRTCEIVDTYQPKVLYFDWWIQHTAFKPYLRTFAAYYYNKAQQWGIPVAINYKFDAFMFGTAIPDVERGQFADLKPYYWQTDTAVAKNSWCYTEHNEYKASVDIIRDLVDIVSKNGNLLLNIGPKADGSIPEEDRQILLEIGDWLRINGEAIYDTTHWRISGEGPTTITEGHFTDSEPKPYTSQDIRFTCKGATLYATVLVYPDHGEVRIESLRAKSPHFAGIIQTIHVLGLDEAVQWEQTEEALIIRSSSMTSAVPVVFKIELD; this is encoded by the coding sequence ATGGATCGTAATGCGTATATACAACAAATCAAGGATACCATTGCCAGCGGTACGTTTAAAGAGGAATGGGCATCATTGAGTCAATTTGAGGTTCCATCATGGTACAAGCAGGCAAAATTCGGCATTTTCATTCATTGGGGCTTGTATTCCGTTCCGGCGTTTGAAAGTGAATGGTATTCGCGCAATATGTATATGCAGGGTTCCAAAGCGTATGAGCATCATGTGGAGGTATATGGGAAGCATACCGAATTTGGATATAAGGACTTTATTCCATTGTTCACTGCCGAGCGATTTGATGCGCAGGAATGGGCAGAGCTGTTCAAGGCAGCAGGGGCGAAGTATGTCATGCCAGTTGCTGAGCATCATGATGGATTTCAAATGTACAAAAGCGAGCTTTCCGCCTACAATGCCTACAATATGGGACCGCACCGCGATTTGTTGGGTGAGATGAAGCAGGCATTTGAGCAGCAGGAGCTGGTTCTGTGCGCGTCTTCACATCGAGCGGAGCATTGGTTTTTCATGTCACATGGTAAGGAATTTGAATCGGATATCCATGAGCCGCTGGCGCTAGGCGACTTTTACTGGCCAGCTGAGCCGGAACCAGATCATCATGATCTGTTTGCTTCTGCACCGAGCACTGAGTTTCTGGAAGATTGGCTGCTTCGCACCTGTGAAATTGTAGATACATACCAGCCTAAAGTGCTGTATTTTGACTGGTGGATTCAACATACTGCCTTCAAGCCGTATCTGCGTACATTTGCCGCTTATTATTACAACAAAGCACAACAATGGGGCATACCAGTAGCGATTAACTATAAGTTCGATGCCTTTATGTTTGGCACTGCTATACCGGATGTGGAGCGGGGACAGTTTGCCGATCTCAAGCCATACTACTGGCAAACGGATACCGCTGTCGCCAAAAACTCATGGTGCTATACCGAGCATAATGAGTACAAGGCATCGGTCGATATTATTCGCGATCTAGTAGATATTGTGAGTAAAAACGGAAATCTGTTGCTCAATATCGGCCCCAAAGCCGACGGTAGCATTCCAGAAGAAGATCGGCAAATTTTGCTAGAGATTGGTGACTGGCTGCGTATCAATGGCGAGGCGATCTATGATACAACACATTGGCGCATTTCTGGCGAAGGACCAACGACGATTACGGAGGGACATTTTACCGACAGCGAGCCGAAGCCGTATACGTCGCAGGATATTCGTTTTACGTGTAAAGGGGCTACTCTGTATGCTACGGTGCTGGTCTATCCAGATCATGGCGAGGTTCGCATAGAATCGCTGCGAGCAAAGTCTCCCCACTTCGCTGGTATCATTCAAACGATACATGTGCTGGGATTGGACGAAGCGGTACAATGGGAGCAAACAGAGGAAGCATTGATCATTCGATCCAGCTCCATGACAAGCGCCGTTCCCGTTGTATTCAAAATAGAGCTGGATTAA
- a CDS encoding helix-turn-helix transcriptional regulator produces MEHRALLSNYLSNLKVELITANHSLCAPDWRELDYIPDYSKFYFICEGEGWLKIGDQEYYPQPGELFLMPEGVKQSYSFINERPFRKYWCHFTAYAGGINLFKLLNVNPQCRPQQPEIVQHIFSEMVQYAHSQEVYARLLAKSKVTELISHYMMNLTRNADTVSLKNEAVFHKLTMVLAYIDEHIMQNMTIEELSSILYMHPNSFIRMFKQYVGMPPIQYITRQKIENAKQMLTMTTMPIAEIAHQLGFNDTFYFSKQFKKYTGLAPSDYRKYVQEQSWVME; encoded by the coding sequence ATGGAACATCGCGCATTGCTGTCAAACTATTTGTCCAATCTAAAGGTAGAACTGATCACTGCTAATCATAGTCTATGCGCACCCGATTGGCGGGAGCTGGATTACATACCGGATTACAGTAAGTTTTATTTCATCTGTGAAGGAGAGGGCTGGCTGAAGATTGGCGATCAGGAATACTATCCGCAGCCGGGAGAGCTATTTTTGATGCCCGAAGGTGTGAAGCAATCGTATTCATTCATTAATGAGCGTCCATTTCGGAAATATTGGTGCCATTTTACGGCGTATGCGGGTGGTATTAATTTGTTCAAGCTGCTCAATGTAAATCCGCAATGCCGTCCCCAACAGCCTGAGATAGTACAGCATATATTCAGCGAAATGGTTCAGTATGCGCATTCGCAGGAGGTGTATGCCCGCCTGCTTGCCAAAAGTAAAGTAACCGAGCTGATCAGTCACTATATGATGAACCTGACAAGGAATGCCGACACCGTATCGCTCAAAAATGAGGCAGTTTTCCACAAGCTGACTATGGTGCTGGCTTATATCGACGAGCATATTATGCAAAACATGACGATTGAGGAGCTATCGAGCATTCTCTATATGCACCCCAATTCGTTTATCCGCATGTTCAAGCAATATGTGGGGATGCCCCCCATTCAATATATTACTCGGCAGAAAATTGAAAATGCCAAGCAGATGCTCACCATGACCACGATGCCTATCGCCGAAATCGCGCATCAGCTGGGGTTTAACGATACGTTTTATTTCTCAAAGCAGTTTAAGAAGTATACTGGGCTAGCACCGAGCGATTATCGAAAATATGTGCAGGAGCAGTCATGGGTCATGGAATGA
- the treC gene encoding alpha,alpha-phosphotrehalase: MSVSMTEWWRRSTVYQVYPRSFKDTTGNGIGDIRGLTEKLDYLQELGVDIIWLQPVYVSPQNDNGYDVADYRSIDPVYGTMDDFDELMNGLRQRNMRLMLDIVVNHSSTEHVWFQQARRSKDNPYRDYYIWRDPAPDGGLPNNWQSKFGGSAWQYDELTGQYYLALFDRTQADLNWENENVRQEAADLMRFWTDKGVDGFRLDVINLISKDQNFPNDTNSDLLISDGRKFYTDGPRVHEYIKELYEKVFGPHELVTVGEMSSTTLAHCIRYSNPNEREFSMTFNFHHLKVDYPQGRKWELMPYDFEALKQLLSEWQTGMYRGGGWNALFWNNHDQPRSLSRFADDGRYRVASAKMLATTLHGLQGTPYIFQGEEIGMPNPNWNDMTEFRDIESKNMYRIMIEMGKTPEEAFTIIARRSRDNARTPMQWTHGANAGFTDGTPWIKVDERYPEINAELQQHDPDSVFSHYKRLIHLRKTEDVLTDGEYIRLDQQHPQVYAYARRNEVDTLIVVSNFTDQPATFAPPAAYIDGNGNAVMELLVSNTEQAPIWGTAVNLEPYGSYMWVIRG, translated from the coding sequence ATGAGTGTTAGCATGACCGAATGGTGGCGCCGATCCACTGTGTATCAAGTGTATCCGCGCAGCTTTAAGGACACGACTGGCAATGGTATCGGAGATATTCGAGGGTTGACGGAGAAGCTAGATTATTTGCAAGAGTTAGGTGTGGATATTATTTGGTTACAGCCGGTATACGTTTCGCCACAAAATGATAACGGTTACGACGTGGCAGATTATCGCTCTATTGATCCGGTGTACGGCACGATGGACGATTTTGACGAGCTGATGAACGGGCTACGCCAGCGTAACATGCGACTCATGCTGGACATCGTTGTGAACCACTCGTCAACTGAGCATGTTTGGTTTCAACAGGCTCGCCGCTCCAAAGATAATCCGTATCGTGATTATTACATTTGGCGTGATCCTGCACCGGATGGTGGATTGCCGAACAACTGGCAGTCCAAATTTGGCGGCTCAGCATGGCAGTACGACGAATTAACAGGGCAATACTATCTGGCGCTGTTCGATCGCACGCAAGCCGATCTGAACTGGGAAAATGAGAACGTACGTCAGGAAGCGGCAGACCTGATGCGCTTTTGGACAGACAAAGGTGTTGATGGCTTCCGCTTGGATGTGATCAATCTGATCTCCAAGGATCAGAATTTTCCGAATGATACGAACAGCGATCTACTCATTAGTGACGGTCGCAAATTTTATACGGATGGACCGCGAGTGCACGAGTACATTAAGGAATTGTATGAGAAGGTATTCGGTCCGCATGAACTGGTGACTGTTGGGGAGATGTCCTCTACTACGCTGGCGCACTGTATCCGTTATTCCAATCCCAATGAACGCGAGTTCTCGATGACTTTTAACTTTCATCATCTCAAGGTCGATTATCCGCAGGGACGCAAATGGGAATTGATGCCGTATGATTTTGAGGCGCTCAAGCAGCTGTTATCTGAGTGGCAAACGGGAATGTACCGAGGTGGCGGCTGGAATGCGTTATTTTGGAACAATCATGATCAGCCACGTTCGTTGTCACGCTTTGCAGATGACGGACGTTACCGAGTGGCAAGTGCCAAAATGCTGGCGACTACACTACATGGATTGCAAGGAACACCGTACATTTTTCAAGGGGAAGAAATCGGTATGCCTAACCCAAATTGGAACGATATGACGGAATTTCGTGATATTGAATCCAAAAATATGTATCGGATCATGATCGAAATGGGTAAGACACCAGAAGAGGCATTTACTATCATCGCCCGCCGTTCTCGCGATAATGCTCGAACACCGATGCAATGGACTCACGGTGCTAACGCTGGCTTCACGGATGGAACACCGTGGATCAAGGTGGATGAGCGTTATCCAGAGATTAATGCGGAACTACAACAGCATGATCCAGACTCGGTGTTCAGTCATTACAAACGACTGATTCACCTGCGCAAAACGGAAGATGTGCTGACCGACGGAGAATACATTCGGCTGGATCAGCAGCATCCTCAGGTGTATGCGTATGCTCGTCGCAATGAGGTCGATACGCTGATCGTTGTATCCAATTTTACGGATCAACCGGCGACATTCGCACCGCCCGCAGCTTACATAGATGGCAATGGCAACGCCGTTATGGAGCTGTTAGTAAGCAATACGGAACAGGCTCCCATCTGGGGAACTGCCGTCAATCTTGAACCGTATGGTTCGTACATGTGGGTCATCCGGGGGTAA
- the treP gene encoding PTS system trehalose-specific EIIBC component has product MSVNREDVEKIVAAIGGKENIEVATHCVTRLRFSLLDESKIDKQALDDNELAKGYFSTQGQFQVIIGPGIVDKAYEQLIAITGGQRASKEDVKAAAIKHKSPIQQFIKTLSDIFIPLLPALVTAGLLLGINNLLTGSDIFFKGQSLVEVYPQWADFAAIVNTIASTAFTFLPALVGWSAATRFGGSPLLGVVLGLILVNPSLLSAYDYAAAYNEGTVPTWNLFGLHINAVGYQGQVLPMLVAAYVLVTIEKWLNRTVPDSFKLLVVAPVALLVTGFLAFVVIGPVTFTLGNWLTAGVVWVFSTVPWLGGLLYGGLYAPLVITGMHHTFLAVDLQLINSTGGTFLWPMLALSNIAQGAAALAMMFVIRTQKMKSLSATTSITAFLGVTEPAVFGVNVRFKYPLFMGMLGSAIGGILLTMNNVRAFAVGVGGLPGFLAINVGNWGIFFIGMAICLVIPFVGTLIWGKLATRKQTTSEEDSEQDLADRAVDKVEHGHSPLPASDKAVASDSTSVDGVNTLDLPSPISGQAVSLDQVPDPAFAEKQMGEGIAIEPTDGKVYAPFDGNVAHVIDKSKHALILEHTSGVQILIHIGIDTVGLKGEGFKAHVATGDTVSKGQLLLEFDMDMITSAGYATISPIIVPVGQEMIQQIEELPGPVEAGETPVLRIHLNGTNA; this is encoded by the coding sequence ATGTCGGTAAACAGAGAAGATGTTGAGAAAATCGTCGCCGCGATTGGCGGCAAAGAGAATATCGAGGTTGCTACGCATTGCGTCACCCGTCTGCGCTTCTCACTGCTGGATGAAAGCAAGATAGATAAGCAAGCCTTGGACGATAACGAGCTTGCCAAAGGTTACTTTTCCACACAGGGACAATTTCAGGTTATTATCGGACCCGGTATTGTCGACAAAGCTTACGAGCAATTGATAGCGATTACAGGCGGTCAGCGTGCCAGTAAGGAAGATGTGAAAGCCGCTGCCATCAAACATAAGAGTCCGATTCAGCAATTTATTAAAACGTTATCCGACATTTTCATCCCTCTTCTCCCCGCGCTGGTTACCGCAGGTCTGCTGCTCGGCATTAACAACCTGCTGACTGGTTCGGATATTTTCTTCAAAGGACAATCGCTGGTCGAGGTATACCCGCAATGGGCGGACTTTGCCGCTATCGTAAATACGATTGCTAGTACCGCCTTTACCTTCTTGCCTGCGCTGGTCGGATGGTCAGCAGCTACAAGGTTCGGCGGCAGCCCACTACTTGGTGTTGTACTCGGCTTGATTCTGGTCAATCCTTCCCTGCTCAGTGCGTATGACTACGCTGCCGCGTACAATGAAGGAACCGTGCCGACGTGGAATCTGTTCGGTCTGCATATCAATGCGGTCGGTTATCAAGGACAGGTACTGCCGATGCTCGTCGCCGCTTATGTGCTGGTGACGATTGAGAAATGGTTGAACCGCACCGTACCTGACTCCTTCAAGCTGCTGGTCGTTGCACCGGTTGCGCTGCTCGTGACTGGCTTTCTCGCTTTTGTCGTTATCGGGCCAGTTACCTTTACACTCGGCAACTGGCTGACTGCTGGTGTCGTCTGGGTATTCTCCACCGTGCCTTGGCTGGGTGGTCTGCTGTATGGCGGACTGTATGCACCGCTCGTTATTACAGGGATGCACCATACATTCCTTGCGGTCGATCTGCAATTGATTAACTCCACTGGCGGTACGTTCCTGTGGCCAATGCTGGCGCTGTCCAACATCGCGCAAGGTGCTGCTGCTCTCGCTATGATGTTCGTCATTCGTACGCAAAAAATGAAAAGTCTCTCCGCTACGACATCCATCACTGCCTTTCTGGGTGTTACTGAACCAGCGGTGTTCGGCGTGAACGTACGTTTTAAATATCCACTGTTTATGGGGATGCTCGGTTCAGCGATTGGTGGCATATTGCTGACGATGAACAATGTACGCGCCTTCGCAGTCGGGGTCGGCGGATTACCTGGTTTTCTGGCAATCAATGTCGGCAACTGGGGCATCTTCTTTATCGGTATGGCAATTTGTCTCGTGATTCCTTTTGTCGGTACGCTGATCTGGGGTAAACTCGCAACACGCAAACAGACTACCTCTGAGGAGGATAGCGAGCAGGATCTTGCCGATCGCGCGGTAGATAAAGTAGAGCATGGACACAGTCCGCTCCCAGCTTCCGACAAAGCGGTTGCTTCCGATTCCACCTCCGTGGATGGTGTGAATACACTGGATCTGCCATCTCCCATTTCCGGTCAAGCCGTATCGCTAGATCAGGTTCCCGATCCTGCATTTGCCGAGAAGCAAATGGGCGAGGGCATCGCGATTGAACCGACAGATGGCAAAGTATATGCTCCGTTCGATGGGAATGTGGCTCATGTGATTGATAAAAGTAAACATGCGCTTATTCTGGAGCATACCAGCGGCGTACAGATTCTAATTCATATCGGTATCGATACGGTAGGTCTCAAAGGGGAAGGCTTCAAGGCTCATGTAGCTACTGGCGACACTGTAAGTAAAGGACAACTGCTGTTAGAATTCGATATGGATATGATTACATCCGCCGGTTATGCAACGATCTCTCCGATCATTGTGCCTGTCGGTCAAGAGATGATTCAGCAGATTGAAGAGTTGCCAGGACCTGTAGAGGCTGGAGAAACGCCAGTACTGCGTATTCATCTGAATGGAACGAATGCCTAA
- the treR gene encoding trehalose operon repressor — MNKNIFSQIYSDYTQHIEAGTLKPGVKLPSEHELAEQYATSRETVRKALHLLSQNGYIHKMKGKGSFVLDMNRMEFPIAGLVSFKELSERLGRNVRTLVHDTSLIPCPQHIARQLNIQEKEPVWKVVRAREIEDEKIILDKDYFLASIIPSLTREIASQSIYAYLEGELSLKIAYAKKEISVEQVTAEDKLLLDLKRDTHIVVVRNYVHLEDTTLFQYTESRHRLDKFQFVEFARRMPLEE; from the coding sequence ATGAACAAAAATATTTTCTCGCAAATTTACAGTGATTATACACAGCATATTGAAGCGGGTACGCTAAAGCCGGGTGTGAAGCTACCGTCGGAACATGAACTGGCAGAGCAGTATGCCACCTCCAGAGAAACGGTGCGTAAGGCGCTGCATTTGCTATCACAGAACGGATATATTCACAAAATGAAAGGCAAAGGCTCCTTCGTGCTGGATATGAACCGGATGGAATTTCCCATTGCAGGGCTGGTCAGCTTCAAGGAGTTGTCTGAACGACTGGGACGCAATGTGCGTACATTGGTTCACGATACCTCTCTGATTCCCTGCCCACAGCATATCGCCCGACAGCTGAATATTCAGGAAAAAGAGCCGGTATGGAAAGTCGTGCGTGCGCGCGAAATCGAAGATGAGAAAATCATTCTGGATAAGGATTACTTTCTCGCTTCCATTATTCCATCGCTCACGCGTGAAATTGCTAGCCAGTCCATCTATGCGTATCTGGAAGGTGAATTGTCGCTGAAGATCGCCTATGCCAAAAAGGAAATCTCAGTCGAGCAGGTCACAGCAGAGGATAAGCTACTGCTGGACTTGAAGCGCGATACGCATATCGTCGTCGTCCGCAACTATGTGCATCTGGAGGATACGACGCTGTTCCAGTATACGGAATCTAGGCATCGACTGGATAAATTTCAATTCGTGGAATTTGCACGCCGGATGCCATTGGAAGAGTAA